A stretch of the Phycisphaerales bacterium genome encodes the following:
- the dnaE gene encoding DNA polymerase III subunit alpha encodes MPSEKNPASPQSVESGFVHLHLHSEYSLLDGGNRISRLLDHVKKSGMDAVALTDHGNLHGAIEFYQKARERGLRPIMGIEAYVAVGSRTDRSPGGIADGGFHLVLLAENNTGWKNLMRLSSDAFLNGFYYKPRMDHSTLESLNEGIIAINGHLGSSLAYHLLKFATTGQTHHWDSAIEEAKWHAATFAPTKTGEPRFFVEVQRTEVGEQDLINPLLIQLAKELNLPVIGDNDAHYLTREDYDMHDSLCCIAMGKMKSDTSRIRYSRELYVKTPQEMRKVFKDLPEAMDNTVSIARRCNVDIDFEANHAPIVRVDGPAKPPEYSGGDLTEWYNAYCRKFELKPFDGNHANADSEQDVRDACDLALRNLGEAGLIWRYGAEGITPEIRERFDRELKVLSDKGISAYFLICWDFVNWARQQGIPASARGSGVGTMIGYTLALSNACPVQYGLLFERFTDPDRTEYPDIDIDICQDGRAAVIDYVRKKYGHVAQIITFGRLKARAALKDVARVSGWLPADGQRLANLVPNELNITLDQAIKKSPDLKTEYESNPSARGILDTAQQLENHARHAGIHAAGVVIATQPLETIVPLCRASGSEDAVTQWDGPTCEHMGLLKMDFLGLRTLSTIERAKSLIREELADDIIWQATGRTDRKGPHPLDFDHMSFEDHRVLDVFRRGDTSGVFQFESGGMRRLLQEMKPDRFEDLIAANALYRPGPMDLIPDYCNRKHGKQKVPTIHEIVDKFTAETYGIMVYQEQVMQILHELGGVPLRAAYTVIKAISKKKHATIDAERAKFINGAKEKGLEPKSSGDLFDLILKFAGYGFNKSHSTSYAIIAYQTAFLKTYFPSQYMAALLTFESAARKTEDWAPYLEECKHTQFPDHTKEKPHIGVMVLPPDLNQSLARFAVTFEEGEPRDHLHGRVRFGIGAIKNVGAAAINHIIKERAAHGSYQSLFDLCTRADPRVVTKSTIEAMIKAGCLDSIHGTETRAAMLAALDDAVSAGQEAAADRRNGQMSIFGGGDEGAEDPNADERPLPDVQPWTRIEALGYEREFLGFHLSGHPLDIYKTTIEHYCNAATSDLASLQNGEPITIAGMLTRVRTLVTKSGRSAGQKMAILGIQDKVGLCEGVVFSAPYRDFGELLQVDALLVLQGKVDLERGEPQVIVDHVYPIERAPLYLTQHIEIDFISAADSDVLERSMRSVADLIKRSNGHREGSPVDVFLKIEAEGQHVVLRSDSMRAVADESLIRSIGGIIGHENVRAVAGRHTRSS; translated from the coding sequence GCAGATGGTGGCTTCCACCTTGTGCTACTTGCAGAAAATAACACTGGCTGGAAGAACCTCATGCGTTTGTCCTCCGACGCATTTCTCAATGGGTTCTATTACAAGCCGCGCATGGACCACTCAACCCTCGAGAGTTTGAATGAGGGAATCATTGCAATCAATGGTCATCTAGGTAGCTCACTGGCGTACCATCTCTTGAAGTTTGCAACAACAGGGCAAACTCATCATTGGGATAGTGCGATCGAAGAGGCCAAGTGGCATGCTGCGACTTTCGCACCCACAAAAACCGGCGAACCTCGCTTCTTTGTTGAAGTGCAGAGAACGGAGGTCGGTGAACAAGACCTCATCAATCCGCTTTTGATCCAACTCGCTAAAGAGCTCAACCTTCCAGTGATTGGTGACAACGATGCGCACTATCTCACCAGAGAAGACTACGACATGCACGACAGTCTCTGCTGCATCGCCATGGGAAAGATGAAGAGTGACACCAGTCGTATCAGGTACTCGCGTGAGCTGTACGTCAAAACACCCCAAGAGATGCGCAAGGTCTTCAAAGATCTACCTGAAGCGATGGACAATACTGTGTCGATCGCCCGTCGATGTAATGTTGATATCGATTTTGAAGCGAACCATGCACCGATTGTTCGAGTCGATGGCCCAGCCAAACCACCGGAGTATTCTGGGGGAGACCTGACAGAGTGGTATAACGCTTACTGCCGAAAGTTTGAACTCAAGCCCTTCGATGGCAACCACGCGAATGCAGACAGCGAACAAGACGTGCGCGATGCTTGTGATCTTGCGCTTCGCAATCTTGGAGAAGCGGGGCTCATCTGGCGGTATGGTGCCGAAGGCATCACACCCGAGATCCGTGAACGGTTTGACCGTGAGTTAAAAGTTCTTTCCGACAAGGGTATCAGCGCCTACTTTTTGATCTGCTGGGATTTTGTGAACTGGGCAAGACAACAGGGCATACCTGCCTCTGCTCGTGGCTCAGGCGTAGGCACCATGATTGGTTATACCTTGGCACTCTCAAATGCTTGCCCTGTTCAGTATGGCTTGCTGTTTGAACGTTTCACAGATCCAGACCGTACCGAGTACCCCGACATCGACATTGACATCTGCCAAGATGGGCGGGCGGCGGTCATTGACTATGTGCGAAAGAAGTATGGGCATGTTGCCCAGATCATCACTTTTGGTCGCCTCAAAGCACGCGCCGCGCTTAAGGATGTAGCACGCGTTTCAGGATGGCTTCCCGCCGATGGGCAGAGGCTCGCAAATCTTGTCCCCAATGAACTCAACATTACGCTTGATCAAGCGATCAAAAAATCGCCCGATCTTAAGACTGAGTATGAATCGAATCCCAGCGCAAGAGGGATCCTAGATACCGCTCAGCAGTTGGAAAATCATGCGCGCCATGCTGGCATACATGCTGCAGGTGTGGTGATTGCAACGCAGCCATTGGAGACGATTGTTCCGCTTTGCCGCGCCTCTGGATCTGAAGACGCCGTCACCCAGTGGGATGGGCCAACCTGTGAGCATATGGGCCTGCTCAAGATGGATTTCTTGGGGCTGCGCACACTTTCAACAATTGAACGAGCCAAGTCACTGATTCGTGAAGAGCTGGCCGATGACATTATCTGGCAAGCCACCGGTCGCACAGATCGCAAGGGTCCCCATCCGCTGGACTTTGATCACATGAGTTTTGAAGATCATCGCGTCTTAGATGTATTCAGGCGTGGTGATACCAGTGGCGTATTTCAATTTGAGTCTGGTGGAATGCGGCGCCTCCTTCAAGAAATGAAGCCAGACCGCTTCGAAGATCTTATTGCAGCCAATGCGCTTTACCGTCCAGGTCCAATGGACTTGATCCCTGACTATTGCAATCGCAAACATGGGAAACAAAAAGTCCCCACAATCCATGAGATCGTCGACAAATTTACAGCTGAAACATACGGGATCATGGTCTACCAAGAGCAGGTTATGCAGATCCTACATGAACTCGGTGGCGTACCACTGCGTGCTGCTTACACCGTTATTAAGGCAATCAGTAAAAAGAAACATGCCACGATTGATGCTGAGCGAGCAAAGTTTATCAATGGGGCGAAGGAAAAAGGTCTAGAGCCAAAGTCCTCCGGTGACCTCTTTGATCTCATTCTTAAGTTCGCCGGCTATGGATTCAATAAATCGCACTCAACAAGTTACGCGATCATTGCATATCAAACTGCTTTCTTGAAGACTTATTTCCCAAGCCAATATATGGCTGCCTTACTGACCTTCGAAAGCGCCGCAAGGAAAACCGAAGATTGGGCGCCTTACCTTGAAGAATGCAAACACACACAATTCCCCGATCACACCAAAGAGAAGCCACATATCGGTGTCATGGTGTTGCCCCCAGACCTTAATCAATCTCTTGCCCGATTTGCTGTTACATTCGAGGAAGGTGAGCCAAGAGATCACCTTCACGGTCGTGTACGTTTTGGTATTGGCGCGATCAAGAATGTTGGCGCAGCTGCAATCAATCACATTATCAAAGAACGAGCAGCGCACGGTTCATATCAATCACTCTTTGACTTGTGTACACGCGCAGATCCACGCGTGGTGACCAAATCAACGATTGAGGCAATGATAAAAGCGGGCTGCCTCGACTCAATTCATGGGACAGAAACGCGCGCCGCCATGTTGGCAGCGCTGGACGATGCGGTCTCAGCCGGACAAGAAGCCGCCGCTGATCGTCGGAATGGTCAGATGTCAATTTTCGGCGGGGGCGATGAAGGGGCCGAAGATCCAAATGCTGATGAACGCCCCCTTCCCGATGTACAGCCATGGACACGCATTGAAGCGCTTGGATATGAACGGGAGTTCCTCGGATTTCACCTATCTGGACATCCTCTTGATATCTACAAGACCACCATTGAACACTATTGCAATGCTGCAACGAGTGACTTGGCATCATTGCAAAATGGAGAGCCAATTACCATTGCTGGCATGCTGACACGCGTCCGCACACTTGTCACAAAAAGTGGGCGTAGCGCGGGCCAGAAGATGGCCATCCTGGGCATTCAAGATAAAGTTGGCCTTTGTGAGGGCGTCGTCTTCTCTGCACCATACCGAGACTTTGGTGAACTACTTCAGGTTGATGCCCTACTTGTTCTTCAGGGTAAGGTTGATCTGGAGAGGGGAGAGCCACAAGTCATTGTTGATCACGTGTACCCCATCGAGCGGGCGCCGCTCTATCTGACGCAGCATATTGAAATTGATTTCATCTCAGCCGCGGATTCCGATGTCTTGGAAAGATCAATGCGATCAGTCGCTGACTTGATTAAGCGATCCAATGGCCACCGGGAAGGTTCGCCGGTTGACGTGTTCCTTAAAATTGAAGCCGAAGGGCAACATGTCGTACTTCGCTCAGATAGCATGCGCGCTGTCGCTGACGAGTCGCTCATACGAAGTATTGGTGGCATCATTGGCCATGAGAATGTGCGTGCGGTCGCTGGTCGCCACACGCGCTCTTCATAG